The following are from one region of the Actinopolyspora halophila DSM 43834 genome:
- a CDS encoding PH domain-containing protein, whose product MNDPHAEPAAEHDGQRPEESFTEWQRLDLRSVFASAGTLVVPMLSVMALMLLSADDPLRELSTVGIWLAIVVFGLGSAWWRWFFTRFRVTTERFELRQGNLSRSFHSIPRERIRSVDLTAPVTHRLLGLAVARIGTGRKSAGDSELRLDALPTARAERLREQLLRERRSAPPGESSSEQRSSGVELAGMRPSWYLYSTLTASLLLVTWAALGSVLNTLGELLRTLGITSWLVERLPGSADSVLTGPSLWIGVLMILLVLLVGGWIGALVISLEMWWGYRLSTENGDTLHVRRGLLTTRAVSLEKRRLRGIELAEPLLLRLAGGGRLTAVATGLSSESSGRSDNKALLPPAPRHVAERVGAEVLERVDGSGGPGSLRRHPRAALRRRMTRAMLVVLVPVGASVVAQLLGPIPWWSSLVAVLIAVPAALFAWDAYRNLGHDLHGDFLVARHGTGVRRTVLLQRNAIIGWRVRQSPLQRLAGLVTLSATTAAGDGHYSVHDVDPSSGVAFADEAVPGLLTPFLRDSSADDGTEPEPPGEGETSAER is encoded by the coding sequence TTGAACGATCCCCACGCGGAGCCCGCCGCCGAGCACGACGGGCAGCGGCCGGAAGAGTCCTTCACCGAGTGGCAGCGCCTGGACCTCAGGAGCGTGTTCGCCTCGGCGGGCACGCTCGTCGTACCGATGCTGTCCGTGATGGCACTGATGCTGCTCTCCGCGGACGACCCGTTGCGCGAACTGTCGACAGTGGGCATCTGGCTGGCCATCGTGGTGTTCGGGTTGGGGTCGGCCTGGTGGCGGTGGTTCTTCACCCGCTTCCGAGTGACCACCGAACGTTTCGAGCTCCGCCAGGGCAACCTCTCACGCAGTTTCCACTCGATCCCGCGCGAACGCATCCGCAGCGTCGACCTGACCGCACCGGTGACCCACCGGCTGCTCGGTCTCGCGGTGGCCCGGATCGGCACCGGTCGCAAGTCCGCGGGGGACTCCGAACTCAGGCTGGACGCCCTGCCCACCGCCCGTGCCGAACGACTGCGCGAGCAGCTTCTCCGAGAGCGGCGGAGCGCTCCCCCGGGCGAGTCGTCCTCCGAGCAGCGGTCCAGCGGTGTCGAACTGGCGGGCATGCGCCCGAGCTGGTACCTGTACAGCACGCTGACCGCGTCACTGCTCCTCGTCACCTGGGCCGCCCTCGGCTCGGTGCTGAACACCCTCGGCGAGCTGCTTCGGACGCTCGGAATCACCTCCTGGCTGGTGGAGCGGCTACCGGGAAGCGCGGACTCGGTGCTGACCGGGCCCTCGCTGTGGATCGGGGTGCTGATGATCCTGCTGGTGCTGCTGGTCGGCGGCTGGATCGGCGCCCTGGTGATCTCGCTGGAGATGTGGTGGGGGTACCGCCTCTCGACGGAGAACGGGGACACGCTGCACGTGCGGCGCGGACTGCTGACCACCAGGGCCGTGTCCCTCGAGAAACGCAGGCTCCGCGGGATCGAGCTGGCCGAACCGCTGCTGCTCCGGCTCGCCGGAGGCGGCAGGCTCACCGCCGTGGCGACCGGCTTGAGCAGCGAGAGCTCCGGCCGGTCCGACAACAAGGCGCTGCTGCCACCCGCCCCGCGTCACGTCGCGGAACGGGTCGGAGCCGAGGTCCTGGAACGCGTCGACGGTTCCGGTGGACCGGGGAGCCTGCGGCGGCACCCGCGCGCGGCACTGCGCAGGAGGATGACGCGTGCGATGCTCGTCGTCCTCGTACCGGTCGGCGCGTCGGTCGTGGCACAGCTGCTCGGGCCGATCCCGTGGTGGAGTTCGCTCGTGGCGGTGCTCATCGCGGTCCCGGCCGCGTTGTTCGCGTGGGACGCCTACCGCAACCTGGGACACGACCTCCACGGTGACTTTCTCGTCGCCCGCCACGGTACGGGCGTCCGACGGACGGTGTTGCTCCAGCGCAACGCGATCATCGGGTGGCGCGTCCGGCAGTCCCCGCTCCAACGACTGGCCGGGCTGGTGACCCTGAGCGCCACCACCGCTGCGGGGGACGGCCACTACTCGGTCCACGACGTGGACCCCTCATCCGGAGTGGCTTTCGCGGACGAGGCGGTCCCCGGCCTGTTGACGCCGTTCCTGCGTGATAGTTCCGCCGACGACGGAACCGAGCCTGAACCGCCGGGCGAGGGCGAGACCTCCGCCGAACGTTGA
- a CDS encoding DUF397 domain-containing protein translates to MSEFFSWRRSSRTQGQGQCVEVGFAENAVGVRDSKNRPAGYLIVGRTQWRDFLERIRKEDAQR, encoded by the coding sequence ATGTCCGAATTCTTTTCATGGCGGCGGAGCAGTCGCACCCAGGGGCAGGGGCAGTGCGTCGAAGTGGGTTTCGCGGAAAACGCGGTCGGGGTTCGGGACAGCAAGAACCGTCCCGCCGGTTATCTGATCGTGGGACGCACGCAGTGGCGGGATTTCCTGGAAAGGATCAGGAAAGAGGACGCACAGCGCTGA
- a CDS encoding helix-turn-helix domain-containing protein: protein MTVSPTVRRRRLAAELRRLRAAREVTQQQAARYLDCTQAKIGRFETAKRSPTVGDVAALLEFYGVDGTTKHRILELARDARERAWWHSYGDVLPEWYATYVGLESEASSVHTFELEAVPGLLQTAEYAHAITKETLIAASESDIARRVELRMRRQDRVTGRDPLELWAVIGEAALHRRVGGAEVLRGQLRHLLELARHPHITLQVVPLQARAHPAQMGPFVILRYVDEVDPDIVYLETHAGGLYLEGENELSNYDAMMDHLRAHAHEPRESLDVISARIGEL from the coding sequence ATGACAGTGAGCCCGACAGTCCGGCGACGCAGACTCGCGGCTGAGCTACGGAGATTGCGCGCCGCCCGCGAAGTCACCCAGCAGCAGGCCGCGCGGTACCTCGACTGCACCCAGGCCAAGATCGGTCGGTTCGAGACGGCGAAGCGCTCGCCGACGGTCGGTGACGTCGCGGCGCTGCTGGAGTTCTACGGCGTGGACGGAACCACCAAGCACCGGATTCTCGAACTCGCCAGGGATGCCAGGGAACGAGCTTGGTGGCATTCCTACGGTGATGTCCTGCCCGAGTGGTACGCGACCTATGTCGGGCTGGAATCCGAGGCCTCTTCGGTGCACACCTTCGAACTCGAAGCGGTTCCGGGGTTGTTGCAGACGGCGGAGTACGCCCACGCGATCACGAAGGAAACTCTGATCGCGGCTTCCGAGTCGGATATCGCTCGCAGGGTGGAACTGCGAATGCGACGCCAGGACAGGGTCACCGGCCGGGATCCGCTCGAATTGTGGGCTGTGATCGGCGAGGCCGCGTTGCACAGAAGGGTGGGTGGGGCGGAAGTGCTGCGGGGGCAGCTGCGCCACCTGCTGGAACTGGCGCGACATCCGCACATCACGCTGCAGGTCGTGCCGCTGCAGGCCCGTGCCCACCCGGCGCAGATGGGCCCGTTCGTGATTCTGCGTTACGTGGACGAGGTCGACCCCGACATCGTCTATCTGGAGACGCACGCCGGAGGTTTGTACCTCGAAGGGGAGAACGAGCTGTCGAACTACGACGCCATGATGGACCATTTGCGTGCGCACGCCCACGAACCGCGGGAATCGTTGGACGTGATAAGCGCACGAATAGGAGAACTCTAG
- a CDS encoding pyruvate dehydrogenase has protein sequence MPTVADQFIEVLVEAGVERIYGIVGDSLNPIVDAVRRTPGIEWVYVRHEEAGAFAAAAEAEITGRLAVCAGSSGPGNLHLINGLFDAHRSGAPVLALASQIPSEQIGTAFFQETHPERMFNECSHLCEVLSHPEQMPRLLRSALQTAVGRRGVSVLVMPGDIAERTTVNPTGRGNVHSDPPTVVPPESQVRALAESLNSAERVMLFCGAGTRQAHDEVMRLADTLKSPVGHALRGKEWIQYDNPFDVGMSGLLGYGACHEAMHKADLVVLLGTDFPYDNFLPQANTVQVDIEPSHLGRRTALDFAVQGDVAETIRAVLPHLTTKTDRDFLDRMLREHADTLERVVEAYTSDVDKQVPIHPEYVADVLDDVAAEDAVFTVDTGMCNVWSARYVTPNGSRRMIGSFIHGSMANALPHGIGAQLADRDRQVVAMAGDGGLAMLLGELLTLRTQNLPVKVVLFNNASLGMVKMEMLVDGKPDHGTDHEPVDFAALAGAMGLYAVRVQRPEEVRVGLHDALSHPGPAVVDVVTDSNALSLPPQITGAQVKGFALAVSRTVLSGGVGKMVRLARSNLRNIPGR, from the coding sequence ATGCCGACAGTGGCCGACCAGTTCATCGAGGTACTCGTCGAAGCGGGCGTGGAGCGGATCTACGGCATCGTGGGTGACAGTCTCAACCCGATAGTCGACGCCGTACGACGCACTCCGGGCATCGAGTGGGTCTACGTGCGGCACGAGGAGGCGGGGGCCTTCGCCGCAGCGGCCGAGGCCGAGATCACCGGGCGGCTGGCCGTGTGCGCGGGGAGTTCGGGGCCGGGCAATCTGCACCTGATAAACGGCCTGTTCGACGCGCACCGCAGCGGTGCCCCCGTGCTCGCACTGGCCTCCCAGATCCCCTCGGAGCAGATCGGCACCGCCTTCTTCCAGGAAACGCATCCGGAGCGGATGTTCAACGAGTGCAGCCACCTCTGCGAGGTGCTCTCGCACCCGGAGCAGATGCCGCGGCTGCTGCGCAGCGCACTGCAGACGGCGGTGGGACGGCGCGGGGTGTCGGTACTGGTGATGCCGGGGGACATCGCGGAGCGCACGACGGTCAATCCCACCGGCAGGGGAAACGTGCACAGCGACCCTCCGACCGTGGTTCCCCCCGAGTCCCAGGTGCGCGCGCTGGCGGAGTCCCTCAACTCCGCGGAGCGGGTCATGCTGTTCTGCGGTGCCGGGACGCGACAGGCGCACGACGAGGTGATGCGGCTGGCGGACACCCTCAAGTCCCCCGTCGGCCACGCGCTGCGCGGCAAGGAGTGGATCCAGTACGACAATCCCTTCGACGTCGGGATGAGCGGGCTGCTCGGCTACGGTGCCTGCCACGAGGCGATGCACAAGGCCGACCTGGTCGTGCTGCTCGGCACGGACTTCCCCTACGACAACTTCCTGCCCCAGGCCAACACGGTTCAGGTCGACATCGAACCGTCCCACCTGGGGCGGCGTACCGCGCTGGATTTCGCGGTGCAGGGCGACGTGGCCGAGACGATCCGGGCCGTGCTGCCACACCTGACGACCAAGACGGACCGGGACTTCCTGGACAGGATGTTGCGTGAACACGCCGACACCCTGGAACGAGTGGTGGAGGCCTACACCAGCGACGTGGACAAGCAGGTCCCCATCCACCCGGAGTACGTCGCCGACGTCCTCGACGACGTGGCGGCCGAGGACGCGGTGTTCACCGTGGACACGGGGATGTGCAATGTCTGGTCCGCGCGTTACGTCACTCCGAACGGAAGCAGGAGGATGATCGGGTCGTTCATCCACGGCTCGATGGCCAACGCCCTTCCGCACGGGATCGGGGCGCAGCTCGCGGACCGGGACCGCCAGGTGGTGGCGATGGCCGGTGACGGCGGGCTCGCCATGCTGTTGGGTGAGCTGCTGACGCTGCGCACGCAGAACCTGCCGGTCAAGGTGGTGCTGTTCAACAACGCCTCGCTGGGCATGGTCAAGATGGAGATGCTCGTGGACGGCAAGCCCGATCACGGGACCGATCACGAACCCGTGGACTTCGCCGCGCTGGCCGGGGCCATGGGGCTGTACGCGGTGCGCGTTCAACGCCCGGAGGAGGTGCGAGTGGGGTTGCACGACGCGCTTTCCCATCCCGGGCCTGCTGTGGTCGACGTGGTGACCGATTCCAACGCGTTGTCACTTCCTCCGCAGATAACCGGTGCTCAGGTCAAGGGATTCGCGCTGGCTGTGAGTCGGACGGTGCTGAGCGGAGGTGTGGGCAAGATGGTCCGGCTGGCGCGCAGCAATCTGCGCAACATCCCGGGGCGCTGA
- the bcp gene encoding thioredoxin-dependent thiol peroxidase — MTEQLSPGDVAPDFTLSDADGGSVTLSAYRGSPVVVYFYPAAGTPGCTKEACDFRDSLADLEGAGFAVLGISPDKPGELAEFRDSEGLTFPLLSDPDHAVMSEWGAYGEKNNYGKIVQGVIRSTFVVDADGKVQQAMYNVKATGHVDRLRREIGV; from the coding sequence ATGACCGAACAACTCTCCCCAGGCGACGTCGCCCCCGATTTCACACTGTCCGATGCCGACGGCGGTTCCGTGACGCTGTCGGCATACCGGGGAAGCCCCGTGGTCGTGTACTTCTACCCGGCCGCGGGCACTCCCGGGTGCACCAAGGAGGCCTGTGACTTCAGGGACAGCCTCGCCGACCTGGAAGGGGCCGGTTTCGCGGTGCTCGGCATCTCGCCGGACAAGCCCGGCGAGCTCGCCGAGTTCCGCGATTCCGAAGGGCTCACCTTCCCGCTGCTCTCGGACCCCGACCACGCGGTCATGAGCGAGTGGGGCGCCTACGGTGAGAAGAACAACTACGGCAAGATCGTGCAGGGCGTGATCCGCTCCACGTTCGTGGTGGACGCGGACGGCAAGGTCCAGCAGGCGATGTACAACGTCAAGGCGACCGGCCACGTCGACCGGCTGCGCCGCGAGATCGGAGTCTGA
- a CDS encoding sulfite exporter TauE/SafE family protein, whose protein sequence is MLGEWLEPVLLAVAGLVSGCINAVAGGGSLLVFPALLGTGLPPLAANVTNSVAQGPGFVGAALSQRRDLVSNGRRLLSVSIAAVLGSGGGCALLLTLPGEVFDAVVPALVGLSAVLMAFQNRIRKWLGNPDQHGPDKTVLLTAGILLASVYGGYFGGARSVIFVVILVLTANATLRTLNAAKNWLSLLGSAVTVVIYALFAPVDWVAVAALVPTTLLGGVIGGKVAQRLPAAGLRWTVVVIAAAVAIYMAVD, encoded by the coding sequence GTGCTTGGCGAATGGCTGGAACCGGTACTGCTCGCCGTGGCCGGACTGGTGTCCGGCTGCATCAACGCCGTCGCGGGCGGGGGATCGCTGCTGGTGTTTCCCGCGCTGCTCGGCACGGGACTGCCGCCGCTGGCGGCCAACGTGACGAACTCGGTGGCCCAGGGCCCCGGTTTCGTCGGCGCGGCGCTCAGCCAGCGCCGGGACCTCGTCTCCAACGGACGCCGGTTGCTGTCGGTCTCGATCGCGGCCGTGCTCGGATCCGGAGGTGGGTGCGCCCTGCTGCTCACCCTCCCCGGCGAGGTGTTCGACGCGGTGGTTCCCGCTCTCGTGGGGCTCTCGGCCGTGCTGATGGCCTTCCAGAACCGCATCCGGAAGTGGCTCGGCAACCCGGACCAGCACGGCCCGGACAAAACGGTGCTGCTCACCGCAGGAATCTTGCTGGCCTCGGTCTACGGCGGCTACTTCGGCGGGGCGCGCAGCGTCATCTTCGTGGTGATCCTGGTGCTGACGGCCAACGCGACGCTGCGCACGCTCAACGCCGCGAAGAACTGGCTGAGCCTGCTCGGCAGCGCGGTCACCGTCGTGATCTACGCGCTGTTCGCGCCGGTGGACTGGGTCGCGGTGGCGGCGCTGGTGCCCACCACGCTGCTCGGGGGCGTGATCGGGGGCAAGGTGGCGCAACGGCTGCCCGCCGCGGGGCTGCGCTGGACCGTCGTGGTGATCGCCGCCGCCGTCGCGATCTACATGGCCGTGGACTGA
- a CDS encoding LLM class F420-dependent oxidoreductase: protein MTGLRFSYNVDGFSTREDFVETCRRAERCGYDTVFAADHLGIPAPFPVLVAAAEATRRLRVGTLVLNVPFWNPALLAREVATTDVLTGGRLELGLGAGHMKWEFDEAGIPWQPFGARADRLAETIEQLGRLFTQDGYPQQEELRASRDLPALRPVQRHGFGGVGPPLIVGGTSDRVLEIAGRSADVVSVSGIFQIGGQPPGTMRLGTPEETEERVRYAAERAGRRADRIEWHALVQLVVHTDDRRATAEQLARRYGSESTPPELLLRSPFVFIGTTEQMAEQVLRNRERYGFTYYTVHGPYLDALAPVIERVREIEG from the coding sequence ATGACAGGACTGCGCTTCTCGTACAACGTCGACGGGTTCTCCACCAGGGAGGACTTCGTCGAGACCTGCCGACGCGCCGAGCGCTGCGGCTACGACACGGTCTTCGCCGCCGATCACCTGGGGATTCCCGCACCGTTCCCGGTGCTGGTCGCCGCGGCGGAAGCCACCCGGCGGCTGCGGGTCGGCACGCTGGTGCTCAACGTGCCGTTCTGGAACCCCGCGCTGCTGGCCCGCGAGGTCGCCACGACCGACGTCCTCACCGGAGGACGTCTGGAACTGGGCCTGGGAGCAGGCCACATGAAGTGGGAGTTCGACGAGGCGGGTATCCCCTGGCAGCCCTTCGGAGCTCGCGCGGACCGGCTCGCCGAGACCATCGAGCAGCTCGGTCGGTTGTTCACCCAGGACGGCTATCCCCAGCAGGAGGAACTCCGGGCGAGTCGCGACTTGCCGGCGCTGCGGCCCGTGCAGCGCCACGGTTTCGGCGGGGTCGGCCCACCGTTGATCGTGGGCGGCACCAGCGACCGGGTACTGGAGATCGCCGGACGGAGCGCCGATGTCGTCAGCGTTTCCGGCATCTTCCAGATCGGGGGACAGCCGCCGGGCACGATGCGGCTCGGCACGCCCGAGGAGACCGAGGAACGGGTGCGCTACGCCGCCGAACGCGCCGGTCGCCGAGCCGACCGGATCGAGTGGCACGCGCTCGTCCAGCTGGTGGTGCACACCGACGACCGGCGTGCCACAGCCGAGCAGCTGGCTCGGCGGTACGGGTCGGAGTCGACACCGCCGGAGCTGCTGCTGCGAAGCCCGTTCGTGTTCATCGGCACCACCGAGCAGATGGCCGAGCAGGTGCTGCGCAACCGGGAGCGCTACGGCTTCACCTACTACACCGTCCACGGCCCCTACCTGGACGCCCTAGCACCCGTCATCGAGCGGGTCCGCGAGATCGAGGGGTAG
- the rdgB gene encoding RdgB/HAM1 family non-canonical purine NTP pyrophosphatase, with translation MSRLLLATRNSKKLVELRRILADAGAAGVEVVGLDDVPEFPEAPETGATFEENALAKAADAARAGGLPAVADDSGLSVDALNGMPGVLSARWAGKHGDDQANLDLVLAQLGDVPDERRGAAFVAAAALVTPDGAETVVRGSWPGTIVREPRGTNGFGYDPIFVPEGESRTSAELSSAEKDADSHRGRALRELLPHLRALAE, from the coding sequence ATGAGCAGGTTGTTGCTGGCCACGCGTAACTCGAAGAAGCTCGTCGAGCTGCGGCGAATCCTCGCCGACGCGGGGGCGGCCGGTGTCGAGGTGGTCGGGCTGGACGACGTGCCCGAGTTCCCGGAGGCCCCCGAAACGGGGGCGACCTTCGAGGAGAACGCGCTGGCCAAGGCCGCCGATGCGGCTCGGGCCGGTGGGCTTCCGGCCGTGGCCGACGACTCGGGGTTGAGCGTGGACGCGCTCAACGGGATGCCCGGGGTGCTGTCGGCGCGCTGGGCGGGCAAGCACGGCGACGACCAGGCCAATCTGGATCTGGTGCTGGCTCAGTTGGGTGACGTGCCCGACGAGCGGCGCGGGGCCGCTTTCGTGGCCGCCGCCGCGCTGGTGACCCCGGACGGTGCGGAGACCGTGGTGCGCGGCAGCTGGCCGGGCACGATCGTGCGCGAGCCGCGCGGGACCAACGGCTTCGGCTACGACCCGATCTTCGTTCCCGAGGGGGAGAGCCGCACTTCGGCGGAGCTGTCCTCGGCGGAGAAGGACGCGGACTCGCACCGGGGCCGGGCGCTGCGCGAGCTGCTGCCCCACCTGCGGGCGCTGGCGGAGTGA
- the rph gene encoding ribonuclease PH encodes MARADGRSDDALRDVRITRGYQDWPAGSVMVEFGRTRVLCAASVQDGVPRWRSGSGLGWVTAEYAMLPSATNTRGARESVKGKIGGRTHEISRLVGRSLRSCIDMSALGENTITLDCDVIQADGGTRTAAITGAYVALADAVTWLRASKRLSDPKPLSCAVSAVSVGVVDGRVRLDLPYEEDSRAEVDMNVVATDHGTFVEVQGTGEGATFPRSTLDEMLDKALVGSARLCELQAEALAEPYPGELPGSKA; translated from the coding sequence GTGGCAAGAGCTGATGGCAGGAGCGACGACGCGCTCAGAGACGTACGGATCACCCGTGGTTACCAGGACTGGCCGGCCGGGTCGGTGATGGTGGAATTCGGTCGCACACGGGTGCTGTGTGCGGCCAGCGTGCAGGACGGGGTTCCGCGCTGGCGCTCCGGTTCCGGTCTGGGGTGGGTGACCGCCGAGTACGCGATGCTGCCCTCTGCGACGAACACGCGCGGGGCGCGCGAGTCGGTCAAGGGCAAGATCGGCGGGCGCACGCACGAGATCAGCAGGCTGGTGGGGCGTTCGCTGCGCAGCTGCATCGACATGAGCGCACTGGGGGAGAACACGATCACGCTGGACTGCGACGTGATCCAGGCCGACGGGGGGACGCGCACCGCGGCGATCACCGGGGCCTACGTGGCGCTGGCCGACGCGGTCACCTGGCTGCGGGCCTCCAAGCGGCTCTCCGACCCCAAGCCGCTGTCCTGCGCCGTTTCCGCGGTCAGCGTCGGCGTGGTGGACGGCAGGGTCCGGTTGGACCTGCCGTACGAGGAGGACTCCCGCGCCGAGGTGGACATGAACGTGGTGGCCACCGACCACGGGACTTTCGTGGAGGTGCAGGGCACAGGTGAGGGCGCTACCTTCCCGCGTTCCACCCTGGACGAGATGCTGGACAAGGCGCTGGTCGGTTCGGCACGGCTGTGCGAGCTGCAGGCCGAGGCGCTGGCCGAGCCCTACCCGGGCGAACTTCCGGGGAGCAAGGCATGA
- a CDS encoding Imm1 family immunity protein, giving the protein MTVTAVWPIDSPDAPNGGDGVTLTDPSEVSGLLSRLAEPGAGVATVWHEHREPADEETGMLDHDVCVAVRDGYGYLSYIDVEHDLAVPRGDPDSPALAGEDVEFPAGSGVELGALAEALSEFLRTGQRPESVDWNTVEE; this is encoded by the coding sequence ATGACTGTCACCGCCGTTTGGCCGATCGACTCGCCGGATGCCCCGAACGGCGGCGACGGTGTGACGTTGACCGACCCGTCCGAGGTGAGCGGGCTGCTCAGCCGGCTGGCCGAGCCGGGGGCCGGCGTGGCCACCGTTTGGCACGAGCACCGCGAACCGGCCGACGAGGAAACCGGGATGCTCGACCACGACGTGTGCGTGGCCGTGCGGGACGGTTACGGCTATCTGAGCTACATCGACGTCGAGCACGATCTCGCCGTGCCGCGGGGTGATCCCGACTCGCCCGCGCTGGCCGGGGAGGACGTCGAGTTCCCAGCGGGCAGCGGTGTGGAGCTCGGTGCGCTGGCCGAGGCGCTGAGCGAGTTCCTGCGCACGGGGCAGCGTCCCGAGTCAGTCGACTGGAACACCGTCGAGGAGTGA
- a CDS encoding MBL fold metallo-hydrolase, with amino-acid sequence MKLTILGCSGSIPGSATPASGYLVESGGVRILLDLGNGTLGTLQRFADPFAPDALLLSHLHPDHCADFGALTVLRRYHPNPPYASNEHRLSVFGPEEAPDRLAALYAPGSAERAATDLSDVFEFRSVPETPVRIGPFEITAFPMEHICPSWGFRVAAEGRVLAYTGDTGPCGRLAELAADVDVLLSEASWQDSPDRPDGLHLSGRQAAEVAESGSVGRLLLTHLQPWADSAAILAEARASTSAPVELVSAAETYEV; translated from the coding sequence GTGAAGCTGACGATCCTCGGTTGCTCCGGCAGCATTCCGGGCTCCGCCACGCCCGCCTCGGGGTACCTGGTGGAGTCGGGCGGCGTCCGGATCCTGCTCGATCTGGGCAACGGCACGTTGGGAACCCTGCAGCGTTTCGCCGATCCGTTCGCCCCGGACGCCCTGCTGCTTTCACACCTGCATCCCGACCACTGCGCGGACTTCGGCGCCCTGACGGTGCTGCGTCGGTACCACCCGAACCCGCCGTACGCCTCGAACGAGCACAGACTGAGCGTGTTCGGTCCGGAGGAGGCGCCGGATCGGCTGGCCGCGCTGTACGCCCCCGGCTCCGCCGAGCGCGCAGCGACTGACCTCTCCGACGTGTTCGAGTTCCGCTCCGTGCCCGAGACCCCCGTGCGGATCGGCCCGTTCGAGATCACGGCTTTTCCCATGGAGCACATCTGCCCCAGCTGGGGCTTCCGGGTGGCCGCCGAGGGCAGGGTGCTGGCCTACACCGGCGACACCGGTCCCTGCGGCAGACTCGCCGAGCTCGCCGCCGACGTCGACGTGCTGCTGTCCGAGGCCTCCTGGCAGGACTCCCCGGACCGCCCGGACGGGTTGCACCTCTCGGGCAGGCAGGCCGCCGAGGTGGCCGAGAGCGGTTCGGTGGGCAGGCTGCTGCTGACGCATCTGCAGCCCTGGGCCGACAGCGCCGCGATCCTCGCCGAGGCACGCGCGAGCACTTCGGCTCCCGTGGAGCTGGTCTCCGCGGCCGAGACCTACGAAGTCTGA
- the murI gene encoding glutamate racemase, translating to MTQAPIGIFDSGVGGLTVARAIMDQLPGERLRYVGDTANGPYGPQPIARVREHALAVADSLVEEGVKMLVVACNTASAACLRDARERYDIPVVEVVLPAARRAAATTRNGRVGVIGTSATVRSRAYEDAFAAAPGVSPHTVACPRFVNFVERGTTSGRQILGLVQAYLDPLQRADIDTLVLGCTHYPLLTGVLQIVMGDQVTLVSSAEETAKDVVRVLTERELLAERDASHESPKHEFRTTGSAEPFAKLARRFLGPSVTSDVALPPNVSRSVV from the coding sequence GTGACCCAAGCACCGATCGGGATCTTCGATTCCGGCGTGGGCGGCCTCACGGTGGCCCGCGCGATCATGGACCAGCTTCCCGGAGAACGGCTGCGCTACGTGGGGGACACCGCCAACGGCCCCTACGGGCCGCAGCCGATCGCGCGGGTGCGCGAGCACGCCCTCGCGGTGGCGGACTCCCTCGTCGAAGAGGGCGTGAAGATGCTGGTCGTGGCCTGCAACACCGCTTCGGCCGCCTGTCTGCGGGACGCGCGGGAGCGCTACGACATTCCCGTGGTGGAGGTAGTGCTGCCCGCCGCACGCCGCGCGGCGGCCACCACCCGCAACGGCAGGGTGGGCGTGATCGGCACCAGCGCGACCGTTCGCTCCCGCGCCTACGAGGACGCTTTCGCCGCCGCCCCCGGCGTCTCCCCGCACACCGTGGCCTGCCCCAGGTTCGTGAACTTCGTCGAGCGCGGGACGACTTCCGGCAGGCAGATCCTCGGGCTGGTGCAGGCTTATCTGGATCCCCTCCAGCGGGCCGACATAGACACCCTGGTGCTCGGGTGCACCCACTATCCGCTGCTGACCGGGGTGCTGCAGATCGTCATGGGTGATCAGGTGACCCTGGTCTCCAGCGCGGAGGAGACGGCGAAGGACGTGGTGCGGGTGCTCACCGAACGCGAGCTGCTCGCGGAGCGGGATGCTTCCCACGAGTCGCCGAAGCACGAGTTCCGCACCACGGGCTCGGCCGAGCCGTTCGCCAAACTGGCCCGGCGTTTTCTCGGGCCTTCCGTCACATCCGATGTTGCGTTGCCGCCCAACGTGTCACGCTCGGTTGTGTGA